The following coding sequences are from one Pseudomonas oryzae window:
- a CDS encoding DUF4845 domain-containing protein — protein sequence MRFARSQQGLSMLSWLVVLAVVAFLASTAFKVLPHYFDFFALQKSITGVENEKALDLRTPGEFFSHIERATQVNNIRDLDLRKVMDVRMENNEFYVHLKYEKREPLIENLDLVVHFDREYRVRAP from the coding sequence TTCGCAGCAAGGGTTGTCGATGTTGAGCTGGCTGGTAGTCCTGGCCGTGGTGGCTTTCCTGGCCAGCACCGCGTTCAAGGTCCTGCCGCACTACTTCGATTTCTTCGCGCTGCAGAAGAGCATTACGGGCGTCGAAAATGAAAAAGCCCTGGATCTTCGCACGCCCGGTGAATTCTTTTCGCACATTGAGCGTGCAACTCAGGTCAACAACATCCGTGATCTCGACCTGCGCAAGGTGATGGACGTGCGTATGGAGAACAACGAGTTCTATGTCCATCTCAAATACGAGAAGCGCGAGCCGCTGATCGAGAACCTTGACCTGGTCGTCCACTTCGACCGCGAATATCGTGTCAGAGCCCCGTGA